The following coding sequences lie in one Fusarium poae strain DAOMC 252244 chromosome 1, whole genome shotgun sequence genomic window:
- a CDS encoding hypothetical protein (BUSCO:43810at5125), which yields MSDSDGLIEPIDDGGDDLFGDEGEDDIVPTKESVDEDDELASDPEGDSYARYRNDDEDQAQLETKERAVQTVTTYRHRVPKPKDGALRVLRVPKFIKIMPEEYNPDTYQPSEFDVENAKAEHPKHVARVRRDHSTGELKSNTNVFHWSDGSVTISVGGEHYEINRKALAPPPDKPYNEVQDGHYYAAAAELHSNILMTVGHITEQYNVRPNKAVGDDALSRLAERMAVASKPANATDMIIRTTRDPELQKKQAELAEKERNKAQRKRENAEAKMVGGMGRSSGRGGGLSIGDLEGGRRGAAGSRKRGAPGAAKNRRRRDEESDEDLEDAVGRHEGYSLDDGFIVNSDDEEADSAADDDDEEELLDDDEDEKPRSKKRQRTRDPSDDDGSDVEQAAGRSRRRNVIDDDDD from the exons ATGTCTGACTCGGACGGCCTAATTGAGCCTATTGACGATGGAGGTGATGACCTTTTCGGCGACGAGGGCGAAGACGATATTGTACCTACCAAGGAGTCAgtcgatgaagacgatgagctCGCCTCGGACCCAGAAGGGGACAGCTACGCGCGGTACCGcaacgatgatgaagaccaAGCACAATTAGAGACTAAGGAGCGTGCTGTCCAAACTGTCACGACATACCGGCATCGAGTTCCCAAGCCCAAAGACGGCGCG TTGCGAGTCCTTCGCGTTCCTAAGTTCATCAAAATAATGCCCGAAGAATACAACCCCGATACATACCAGCCAAGCGAATTCGATGTTGAAAATGCCAAGGCTGAGCACCCCAAGCACGTCGCCCGAGTTCGAAGAGATCACAGCACCGGCGAGCTGAAAAGTAACACAAACGTCTTCCACTGGAGCGATGGATCAGTGACTATCTCTGTCGGAGGAGAGCACTACGAAATTAACAGAAAGGCGCTCGCACCACCACCAGATAAGCCTTACAACGAGGTCCAGGATGGCCACTACTACGCCGCTGCTGCTGAACTACACAGCAACATTCTTATGACGGTTGGGCATATCACAGAACAATACAACGTTCGACCCAACAAGGCCGTCGGAGACGATGCGCTGTCCCGTCTTGCTGAGAGAATGGCTGTCGCCAGCAAGCCAGCGAACGCGACAGATATGATCATCAGGACTACTCGCGATCCCGAACTCCAGAAAAAGCAGGCCGAGTTGGCTGAGAAGGAGAGAAACAAGGCTCAGAGAAAGCGCGAAAACGCCGAGGCCAAGATGGTTGGTGGCATGGGTAGATCGTCTGGGCGCGGAGGAGGATTGTCTATTGGTGATCTTGAGGGAGGCCGTCGGGGTGCAGCAGGCTCGCGCAAGCGTGGCGCGCCTGGCGCAGCCAAGAACAGGAGACGTCGAGATGAGGAGTCAGATGAGGATCTCGAGGACGCTGTGGGCCGACACGAAGGTTACTCACTCGACGATGGCTTCATCGTTAATAGTGACGATGAGGAAGCCGACAGCGcagcagatgatgatgacgaggaagagcttctcgacgatgatgaggatgagaagcCTCGTTCCAAAAAGCGACAGAGAACAAGGGATCCCAGCGACGATGATGGCAGTGACGTTGAACAGGCGGCAGGAAGATCTCGCCGGAGGAATGTcattgacgatgacgatgattaG
- a CDS encoding hypothetical protein (SECRETED:SignalP(1-17)~TransMembrane:1 (n4-12c17/18o192-209i)) — MKYTIATVAAFATMALAQPAFTNTKFDLTEGKPYTITFTGCDSGCTIVLQNGESTDLKDYKTLTSSAKGDSFTFTPSQLPTDTYNFKITDSAGEANYSEQFSYEGSYDAPSVTSATKTAAETTAAAETTEKATTLVTKPVEETTTAKPIIPTHVPVPPKNATTPVATPTKTGGAGETGTGVPEVPVSGATRMTSSLALIAGAAMAMVYLN, encoded by the exons ATGAAGTACACTATCGCTACCGTCGCTGCCTTCGCCACCATGGCCCTGGCCCAGCCCGCTTTCACCAACACCAAGTTCGACCTCACTGAGGGCAAGCCTTACACCATCACCTTCACTGGTTGTGATTCTGGCTGCACCATCGTTCTCCAGAACGGAGAGTCCACCGACCTCAAGGACTACAAGACCTTGACCA GCTCCGCTAAGGGTGACTCTTTCACCTTTACTCCTTCTCAGCTCCCCACGGACACCTACAACTTCAAGATCACCGACTCTGCTGGTGAGGCCAACTACAGCGAGCAGTTCTCCTACGAGGGTTCTTACGACGCTCCCTCCGTCACCTCCGCTACCAAGACCGCTGCTGAGACCACCGCTGCTGCCGAGACCACCGAGAAGGCTACCACTCTCGTCACCAAGCCTGTCGAGGAGACCACCACTGCTAAGCCCATCATTCCCACTCACGTCCCCGTTCCCCCCAAGAACGCCACCACTCCTGTTGCTACCCCCACCAAGACCGGCGGTGCTGGTGAGACTGGCACTGGTGTTCCTGAGGTCCCTGTCAGCGGTGCTACCCGCATGACCTCTTCCCTGGCTCTCATTGCTGGTGCTGCCATGGCCATGGTTTACCTCAACTAA
- a CDS encoding hypothetical protein (BUSCO:13241at5125), with amino-acid sequence MGVVVTVWGVVVDVASFWQRKLRTWYTRKSPVELWLDLLRTAEVFEDWEEAALHLDNLLGLDLWHVRNNPASKYYDWRLIAERLDSLATAREDANFQQLVNLLRSGLVRNLGNITAPKLYNRSFAGTKYLIEEYITQIAEAVEDIRALPTTPSAVHGHGPSLTTQMKLDCIHDTRQAFGRSTLVLQGGAIFGMCHLGVVKALFLRGLLPRIITGTATGALIAALVAIHTEEELPAVLSGDGIDLSAFAPKVGSENGELSTFRAFQSRWATLLRRIRRFSKEGYFLDVTVLEECVRANVGDLTFEEAYNRSKRVLNITVATEGQGGVPTLLNYLTAPNVLIWTAAVASNASSPSLYGHRKTTMLCKDAHGNIVPWAPANTIDFRHWTHTSYSDRDSPLRRIAELFNVNHFIVSQARPYLIPFIQSDMHGPSLVESRSKTTQVSAFLVRMVGLEIRHRLSQLDTLNLLPTGIRRFLVDEQVPAASMVLVPEVTAGDFVRLLETPTRETLNYWVLRGERSVWPAVAALRIRCAVENELDRSYQVVRKFKAPGLRRKGSMAANMEAEGRERNGRFGIDASAS; translated from the exons ATGGGGGTGGTAGTCACCGTATGGGGTGTCGTCGTGGATGTGGCCAGCTTCTGGCAGAGG AAGCTTCGAACCTGGTATACGCGCAAAAGCCCTGTTGAACTATGGCTGGACCTATTGAGGACAGCAGAGGTCTTTGAGGACTGGGAAGAAGCCGCGCTACATCTTGATAACCTTCTCGGTCTTGACTTATGGCACGT GAGGAATAACCCAGCTTCTAAATATTATGACTGGAGACTTATTGCCGAACGTCTGGACTCCCTTGCGACAGCTCGAGAAGATGCCAACTTTCAGCAGCTCGTCAATTTATTGAGATCCGGTCTGGTCCGGAACCTGGGAAACATCACCGCACCCAAACTCTACAACCGATCCTTTGCTGGTACCAAGTATCTTATAGAAGAGTACATAACCCAAATTGCTGAAGCAGTGGAGGATATTCGCGCCCTTCCTACGACGCCATCCGCTGTCCATGGCCATGGGCCATCTCTGACCACACAGATGAAGCTAGATTGTATACATGATACAAGACAGGCTTTCGGTAGAAGCACCCTCGTCCTTCAAGGCGGTGCCATATTTGGCATGTGTCATTTAGGCGTTGTGAAGGCTCTCTTTTTACGCGGTTTGCTTCCTCGCATCATCACCGGTACAGCTACAGGCGCCTTGATAGCAGCTTTGGTCGCAATCCACACAGAAGAAGAGCTCCCAGCTGTCTTGAGTGGTGACGGTATTGACCTCTCAGCCTTTGCGCCAAAGGTTGGAAGTGAAAATGGTGAACTGTCGACATTTCGAGCTTTCCAGTCACGGTGGGCAACCTTACTACGGAGAATTAGACGcttctccaaggaaggctaCTTCCTTGATGTGACTGTGTTGGAGGAGTGTGTAAGAGCCAACGTCGGCGATCTCACGTTCGAGGAAGCCTATAATCGAAGCAAGAGGGTGTTGAACATTACGGTTGCAACAGAGGGCCAAGGAGGTGTGCCGACGCTGCTCAACTATCTCACCGCCCCTAATGTG TTGATCTGGACAGCTGCTGTGGCGTCGAATGCTTCGTCGCCTTCGCTATATGGCCACCGCAAGACAACGATGCTCTGCAAAGACGCTCATGGTAACATCGTACCTTGGGCACCCGCCAATACTATCGACTTTCGACACTGGACGCACACATCATACTCTGATCGAGACTCACCTCTAAGGCGTATCGCTGAACTTTTCAACGTCAACCACTTTATCGTCAGCCAAGCCCGGCCATACCTCATCCCCTTTATCCAGTCCGATATGCATGGGCCATCCCTAGTAGAGTCGCGGAGCAAAACCACACAAGTCTCTGCTTTTCTGGTCCGTATGGTCGGACTGGAGATAAGACACCGCCTCAGCCAACTGGACACGCTCAACCTCCTGCCAACAGGTATTCGCCGCTTTTTAGTCGATGAGCAAGTCCCGGCCGCATCCATGGTTCTTGTACCGGAAGTGACAGCTGGAGACTTTGTGCGATTGTTGGAAACCCCGACTCGGGAAACCCTCAACTATTGGGTTCTCAGGGGCGAACGAAGCGTTTGGCCTGCTGTGGCTGCCCTGCGAATTAGATGTGCCGTCGAGAACGAGCTCGACAGGTCTTACCAAGTGGTGCGAAAGTTCAAGGCTCCTGGGTTGAGACGGAAGGGGAGCATGGCAGCCAATATGGAGGCTGAAGGGAGGGAGCGTAATGGTCGGTTTGGCATTGATGCAAGTGCAAGTTga
- a CDS encoding hypothetical protein (BUSCO:32667at5125) has protein sequence MSNLFSGINARFRGGSGKASSGPQKSPTGSTASQPPPPELPTQGNQSAASLAPKVPPLPSSPSFSQTIGMDDSSGAMGGDDLISSYHLPRPLPLWLNAQYAKHIVKGNFMTLSARPKTVEQGEWIAHQVVEHYRNLWNFVRVLHEKEDDGTSICNSTSCPRMSAGANHSFTWLNRNREPVELPAHEYMTLMQRWISGKIDDTNIFPTDPSGVSYSHNPSITTTPLSQLSSPGDPEYIGKRSGFPDKFVDICQMIFRQMFRVYAHLYWAHFSEPFYHLNLEKQLNSCFSHFVLTATALDMLKPAELEPMQPLIDLWAANGTFPPESKAYEYANIRAGERLLQLSTAPQ, from the exons ATGTCGAACCTTTTCTCTGGCAT CAACGCTCGTTTCCGAGGCGGTTCCGGTAAGGCTAGCAGTGGTCCTCAGAAGAGCCCAACTGGTTCTACCGCCAGtcagcctcctcctccagaGCTGCCAACCCAAGGGAACCAGTCTGCAGCTAGCCTGGCTCCCAAGGTTCCTCCTCTGCCCAGCTCCCCTTCGTTCTCTCAGACTATTGGCATGGACGATTCCAGCGGCGCCATGGGCGGTGACGATCTTATCTCTTCCTATCAccttcctcgtcctcttcctctgTGGCTCAACGCCCAGTATGCCAAACACATTGTCAAGGGTAACTTTATGACATTGAGTGCACGCCCAAAAACCGTTGAACAAGGCGAGTGGATCGCTCATCAGGTTGTCGAGCACTACCGCAATCTCTGGAACTTTGTCCGCGTCCTGCacgagaaggaagatgatggCACATCCATCTGTAACTCGACCAGCTGCCCACGCATGTCAGCTGGAGC CAACCACTCTTTCACCTGGCTCAACCGAAACAGGGAGCCTGTCGAGCTTCCTGCTCACGAGTACATGACTCTCATGCAGCGATGGATCTCTGGAAAGATTGACGACACTAACATCTTCCCAACTGACCCCTCTGGTGTCTCGTACTCCCACAACCCTTCCATCACCACTACACCCTTGTCACAGCTCTCGAGCCCCGGTGACCCCGAGTATATCGGCAAGCGATCGGGTTTCCCCGACAAGTTTGTCGACATCTGCCAGATGATTTTCCGACAAATGTTCCGAGTCTACGCTCACCTTTACTGGGCTCACTTCTCGGAACCCTTCTATCACCTCAACCTTGAGAAGCAGCTCAACAGTTGCTTCTCTCATTTCGTCCTGACTGCTACCGCCCTGGACATGCTCAAGCCCGCTGAGCTGGAGCCCATGCAGCCTCTGATTGACCTCTGGGCCGCTAACGGAACCTTCCCTCCCGAGTCCAAGGCATACGAGTATGCCAACATCCGAGCCGGAGAACGCCTCCTGCAGCTCTCCACAGCCCCTCAATAA